Genomic DNA from Candidatus Cloacimonadota bacterium:
AGCGATCTGAAAAATGCGACGTTCACCAGCAGATAATTCATAAAAATTTCTCATAAAATAATCTTCAAGTTTTACATTAAATTTCTCACATATCTCACTTATTTTCAATCTAATAGATTTATCGTTGCTATTACTAATAATAAAATCATATTCATCTTTTATAAATGGAAACACAAACTGATTTTCCGACTCCTGAAATAAGAATGATACTTTGTTTTTCATAGTTTTTTCCTGATGAAGAGCAGTTGAATCAATTGTGATATTTCCTTTGAAATTTTTATGTTCTCCGAACAGAATATTAAAGAGTGTTGTTTTACCTGAACCTGTACCACCATATATGCAAAGGATATCATTTGTATTTAATTTAAAGGACATATCCTTAAGATAAAATGACTGTTTGCAATCCTCATAGGAGAATTTAATATCCTCGCAGACAATACTCATTATCGAAAAATCGTTTGTGCTCTTTTAGGGCCGACAGAAACGATCGTAACTGGAATATCAAGAATTTCTTCAATTTTATAAACAAAATTGCGAGCATTTTCGGGCAGGTCATCGAATGATTTAATTGAAGTTATATCATCATCCCAGCCTGGCATCGAGATATATGATGGTTCTACTTTTTCGAGAAATTTTGTTTCTACAGGATATTCCTTAACCACAGTTCCATTGATAGAATAACCAGTACAAATCTTAAGTTCATCAAGACCTGAATAGACATCTAAGAGTGTCAATGCGATTTCATCGAATCCATTGATCATTGCTGAAAAACCAGCAGCAACTGCGTCAAACCAGCCGCATCTGCGGGGGCGCCCGGTCGTTGTGCCGTACTCGTGCCCTTTTTCACGGATATACTCCCCTATCTCATTTTTTAACTCAGTTGGGAAAGGACCGTTACCTACACGTGTTGTGTAAGCTTTCATGACTCCAATCACTTTATCAATTGCTTTAGAATTAATCCCTGCACCGGTCAACGCACCACCAATCATTGTATTGGACGATGTAACATAGGGATAGGTTCCGAAATCTATGTCGAGTAAAGTTCCCTGAGCACCTTCAAAAAGCAATTTTCTACTATCTTTCAGCATGTTATTAATAAGATACGGTGTATTACATATATATGGCTTGAGCTGCATACCGATATCAAATAATATATCCACTGAAACCTCAAGACTCATATTTTGAAGCCATGACTCAAGTTGTTCCTTTTTATGATTAACTAAATTGGTTAATCTAAAGGTAAGATATTCTTTATCGAGTAAATCTCCCATTCGAAGACCAAGACGAGCGGCTTTGTCAGAATAGGTCGGTCCAATGCCTGATTTTGTTGTTCCGATTGCCTGCTTACCCCCTTTTTTCTCTCCAACTTCGTCAAGATAAGTGTGTAAGGGAAGGGTAACATGTGCCTGTGAACTGATAAAGAACCTATCTGCCAGACTGATACCTTGCGATTTGGTTTCATCGATTTCCTGGAGGAGACGTTCTAGATTGATCACTACTCCATTACCAATGATACAAATCATCTGAGGATCAAGGATACCAACTGGTATAATATGGAATTTGTACGTTGTATTTCCATGCACAACCGTATGCCCGGCATTGCATCCACCTTGAAAGCGGACGATTGCATCCATATTT
This window encodes:
- a CDS encoding adenylosuccinate synthase, with translation MPVTVVLGALWGDEAKAKIVDALAKNMDAIVRFQGGCNAGHTVVHGNTTYKFHIIPVGILDPQMICIIGNGVVINLERLLQEIDETKSQGISLADRFFISSQAHVTLPLHTYLDEVGEKKGGKQAIGTTKSGIGPTYSDKAARLGLRMGDLLDKEYLTFRLTNLVNHKKEQLESWLQNMSLEVSVDILFDIGMQLKPYICNTPYLINNMLKDSRKLLFEGAQGTLLDIDFGTYPYVTSSNTMIGGALTGAGINSKAIDKVIGVMKAYTTRVGNGPFPTELKNEIGEYIREKGHEYGTTTGRPRRCGWFDAVAAGFSAMINGFDEIALTLLDVYSGLDELKICTGYSINGTVVKEYPVETKFLEKVEPSYISMPGWDDDITSIKSFDDLPENARNFVYKIEEILDIPVTIVSVGPKRAQTIFR
- a CDS encoding ATP-binding cassette domain-containing protein, yielding MSFKLNTNDILCIYGGTGSGKTTLFNILFGEHKNFKGNITIDSTALHQEKTMKNKVSFLFQESENQFVFPFIKDEYDFIISNSNDKSIRLKISEICEKFNVKLEDYFMRNFYELSAGERRIFQIAFCFSTHAKYLILDEPAEFLETQLSNILLNMIKTIKNKGILILTKYPGLYKDVCQMSLPLNFQND